The following is a genomic window from Stenotrophomonas maltophilia.
GCTGGATGCGCGCCGCGCGGGCGTGGCGGCCGAACTGGAGGACTACCTGCAGGTGCTGCGCCCCTTCGCGCCGGCGCTGGCACTGGTGGTGGCCGTCACCCACCTCGACCAGGCGCCGCACGCCGCACCCGACGACTGGGCCGCACGCGCCTGCCTGGATGGGCAACCACTGCCGCTGCTGGCCGTGGACGCCCGTGACCGCGAACAGGGGTTGCTGCTGATGGATGTGCTGATGGGTGAGATGGAAGCGCACGCGCTGGTGGCTGCGCATGGCTGACGGGCAGGTGGCGGTGCTGCCCGATGCCGGTCAGCGCGAGCGCCTGCAACCGCTGTTGCAGGATCTGCGGCAGCGGGTGGAGGGGGTACGCACGGTGGTGCTGGCCAGCGTGGATGGCTTCGCCCTGGTCAGCGCCGGCGCCGAAGGACGCGGCGAACGGCTGGCGGCGATGACCAGCGCGATGCTGGCGCTGGCCGCAGCAGTGGGGCGGGAACTGGTGCTGGGTGATCTGCAGACGCTGATGCTGGAGGCCGCCGGCGGCAAGGTGTTGATGCTGGCCATCCAGGCCGAAGGGCGCGCACCGCTGCTGCTGATGGCGGCCTGCGACCAGCGCAGCGTGATCGGCCAGGTGCTGTGGCAGAGCAGGGAATGTGGCCAGGCGATCCTGGCCGAACTCGGCGGAGCGTGAGCCCATCCGCAGGGGACCGAGGGGCTCGAACCAACATTGAGAGGGGAGCGACGTGGCTGGATTGACTGAATCGTTGAACGCACTGATGGGCATCGACGGCGCGCAGGCAGTGGCGCTGGTCGACTACGAAAGTGGCATGCTGCTGGGCGAAGCCGGCACCGGCATGGACATGGAAGTGGCCGCCGCCGGCAACACCGAAGTGATCCGCGCCAAGATGAAGACCGCCGCATCGCTGAACCTCAACGACACCATCGAGGACATCCTCATTTCGCTGGGCAAGGCGTATCACATCATGCGCCCAGTGGCGAAGAAGAAGGGCCTGTTCTTCTACATCGTGCTGGACCGGACCAAGTCCAACCTGGCGCTTGCGCGGCGCAAGGTGCAGGACGTCGAGGCGGAACTGGCGATCTGAATCACCGACGTCTGTAGCGTCGAGCTCGCTCGACGGCTTTGGCTCCCCGTAGAGTCGAGCTTGCTCGACTGCTTCCACATGGCGCAGTCGAGCAAGCTCGACTCTACGGGAGCGTCAGCGGCTGCTGGGCCCGCGCGACGCCACCCTCACG
Proteins encoded in this region:
- a CDS encoding GTP-binding protein yields the protein MREHKVVVLGGMGSGKSTLVRSIAAGAVIDTDVANSDRLGADKASTTVALDYADIDLPNGERLRLYGTPGQQRFDFLWPILLQGARGAVLLLDARRAGVAAELEDYLQVLRPFAPALALVVAVTHLDQAPHAAPDDWAARACLDGQPLPLLAVDARDREQGLLLMDVLMGEMEAHALVAAHG
- a CDS encoding roadblock/LC7 domain-containing protein → MADGQVAVLPDAGQRERLQPLLQDLRQRVEGVRTVVLASVDGFALVSAGAEGRGERLAAMTSAMLALAAAVGRELVLGDLQTLMLEAAGGKVLMLAIQAEGRAPLLLMAACDQRSVIGQVLWQSRECGQAILAELGGA